The Arachis hypogaea cultivar Tifrunner chromosome 14, arahy.Tifrunner.gnm2.J5K5, whole genome shotgun sequence genome has a segment encoding these proteins:
- the LOC112741481 gene encoding histidinol dehydrogenase, chloroplastic has translation MTKENKYKKKKTKLRVILRTQSPQPHETKARTNFLSRKPKPKLTESGVPVMMMMMMKINIHSAISASTDWNCSLIRPHRNNTLRPFNFAPSSSLSMNTISSNRITCSSNSHSIKTYRLSQLTNDEVLGLKTRPRIDFSSIFSVVNPIVHDVQRRGDAAVKEYTSRFDKVELDKLVEIVPELPDPVLDPHIKEAFDVAYGNIYAFHAAQKSPERSVENMKGVQCKRVARSINSVGLYVPGGTAVLPSTALMLAVPAQIAGCKTIVLATPPTQDGNICKEVLYCAKKAGVTHILKAGGAQAISAMAWGTETCPKVEKIFGPGNQYVTAAKMILQNSEAMVSIDMPAGPSEVLVIADKHAIPSHVAADLLSQAEHGPDSQVVLVTAGDGVDLNSIQEELSKQCNSLPRGEFASKALGHSFIVHARDMLEAITFSNLYAPEHLIINVKDADKWESFIENAGSVFLGPWTPESVGDYASGTNHVLPTYGYARMYGGVSLDSFLKYITVQSLTEEGLRRLGPYVATMAEVEGLEAHKRAVTLRLQDIEARNVSR, from the exons atgacaaaagaaaataaatataaaaaaaaaaaaacaaaattgcgTGTGATTCTCAGAACCCAGAGTCCACAGCCACATGAAACGAAGGCTCGAACTAACTTTCTCAGCCGCAAACCCAAACCCAAACTCACAGAGAGTGGTGTtccagtgatgatgatgatgatgatgaagataaaCATACACTCTGCGATTTCAGCTTCCACCGACTGGAATTGCTCTTTGATTCGACCACACCGTAACAACACCCTTAGACCATTCAATTTTGCTCCCTCTTCTTCACTCTCTATGAATACTATTTCAAGTAACCGCATAACTTGCTCCTCCAATTCCCATTCCATCAAGACCTATCGCTTGTCGCAGCTCACAAACGATGAGGTTCTCGGACTCAAGACCCGGCCCCGCATCGATTTctcctccattttcagcgtg GTTAACCCCATTGTTCATGATGTTCAGAGAAGAGGGGATGCTGCAGTTAAAGA ATATACTTCAAGGTTTGACAAAGTTGAATTGGATAAATTGGTTGAAATTGTGCCCGAGCTCCCAGACCCTGTG CTTGATCCTCATATTAAGGAAGCTTTTGATGTTGCCTATGGCAATATATATGCGTTTCATGCTGCTCAGAAGTCACCTGAGAGAAGCGTTGAGAACATGAAA GGAGTCCAATGCAAGAGAGTTGCAAGAAGTATTAATTCCGTGGGTCTTTATGTTCCAGGGGGAACCGCTGTGTTACCTTCAACAGCTTTGATGCTTGCAGTT CCTGCACAAATTGCCGGATGTAAAACTATTGTTCTTGCAACACCTCCAACTCAGGATGGCAACATATGCAag GAAGTGCTGTATTGTGCAAAGAAGGCCGGGGTGACTCACATTCTCAAAGCTGGAGGTGCTCAG GCCATCTCTGCAATGGCTTGGGGAACAGAAACTTGTCCTAAG GTTGAAAAGATCTTTGGCCCTGGAAACCAATATGTTACAGCTGCAAAAATGATACTTCAA AACAGTGAGGCCATGGTTTCAATTGACATGCCAGCTGGTCCATCTGAAGTTTTGGTCATTGCAGATAAGCATGCAATTCCTTCTCATGTTGCTGCTGATTTGCTTTCCCAG GCTGAGCATGGACCGGATAGTCAGGTTGTTCTTGTGACAGCTGGAGATGGTGTGGATCTGAACTCAATACAAGAGGAACTCAGCAAGCAGTGCAACAGTCTTCCTAGAGGAGAGTTTGCCTCGAAAGCTCTTGGCCACAGTTTTATCGTGCATGCACGTGACATGCTTGAG GCTATCACCTTCTCAAACTTATATGCACCAGAGCATCTAATTATCAATGTGAAGGATGCTGACAAGTGGGAGAGTTTTATTGAGAATGCAG GTTCTGTGTTTTTGGGGCCGTGGACGCCTGAGAGTGTTGGTGATTATGCAAGCGGGACAAACCATGTCCTTCCAACTTATGGATATGCCCGGATGTATGGTGGCGTGTCACTGGACTCTTTCCTTAAATACATAACAGTGCAGTCTCTCACAGAGGAAGGTCTTAGAAGACTTGGACCATATGTGGCAACCATGGCTGAAGTTGAAGGTCTTGAAGCTCACAAGAGGGCTGTTACCCTAAGACTTCAGGACATAGAGGCCAGGAACGTTTCAAGATGA